The Cryptosporangium aurantiacum DNA segment CGGTCGCGCGGGCGCGGGTGACGGCGAGCTTGACCCAGTCGCGGATCGGCGCGTCCTTGGTCTGGCAGGCGCGGAAGATGTCGCCTGCCGACACGGCCTGCTCCAGAACGACCGTGCCGTCTTCGGCGACGAGACGGACGGTGCCGGTCGTGGGGACCTCGAACGTCTTGTCGTGGCTGCCGTACTCCTCGGCCTTCTGCGCCATCAGGCCGACGTTCGGCACCGAGCCCATCGTCGCCGGGTCGAACGCGCCGTTCGCGCGGCAGTCGTCGAGCACGGCCTGGTAGACCCCGGCGTAGCTGGAGTCCGGCAGCACCGCGAGCGCGTCGTGCTCGTTCCCGTCCGGGCCCCACATGTGGCCCGACGTGCGGATCATCGCCGGCATCGAGGCGTCGACGATGATGTCGGACGGGACGTGCAGGTTCGTGATGCCCTTGTCCGAGTCGACCATCGCCAGCGCGGGTCCGGCGGCCAGCTCGGCGTCGAACGAGGCCTTGATCGTGTCACCGTCGGGCAGCGCCTCGAGGCCCTTGAAGATCCCACCGAGGCCGTCGTTGGGGGAGAGGCCAGCGGCCGCGAGAGCCGCGCCGTGGGTGGCGAACGTCTCCGGGAAGAACGCGCGGACGACGTGGCCGAAGATGATCGGGTCGGAGACCTTCATCATCGTGGCCTTGAGGTGGACCGAGAACAGGATGTTCTCGGCCTTGGCGCGGGCGACCTGGGCGGTGAGGAACTCCCGCAGCGCCGCGACCCGCAGCACCGACGCGTCGACGACCTCACCGGCCTTCACCGGCACCGATTCGCGCAGCACGGACGTGGTCCCGTCGTCGCCGACGAGCTCGATGCGCAGTGCGCCGTCGGCCTCGATCACCGTCGACTTCTCGGTCGAGCGGAAGTCGTCGACGCCCATCGTCGCGACGTTGGTCTTCGAGTCGGCGGACCAGGCGCCCATCCGGTGCGGGTGGGTCTTCGCGTAGTTCTTCACCGACGCGGGGGCGCGGCGGTCGGAGTTGCCCTCGCGCAGCACCGGGTTGACCGCGGAGCCCTTGACCTTGTCGTAGCGGGCGCGGATGTCGCGCTCCTCGTCGGTCTTGGGCTCGTCCGGGTAGTCCGGCAGCGCGTAACCGAGGCCCTGCAGCTCCGCCACCGCGGCCTTGAGCTGCGGGATCGACGCCGAGATGTTCGGCAGCTTGATGATGTTCGCTTCGGGACGCTTGGCCAGCTCGCCGAGCTCGCTCAGGGCGTCGGAGATCCGCTGCTCCTCGGTGAGGAACTCCGGGAAGACCGCGAGGAGGCGCCCGGCGAGGGAGATGTCACGCAGCTCGACGCCGACGCCGGCCTGTGACGCGTAGGCCTGGATCACCGGCAGGAACGAGTAGGTCGCCAGCGCAGGCGCCTCGTCCGTATGGGTGTAGATGATGGTTGAGTTCGTCACCAGGGCTCCGCTCCAGATCCGCACCGCGTTGTCGTTGAATCAGTACCGTAAGCGCCCCTAAGCGGACACTTTCCGTACGCCCCCCGGTATACCCGTGAACTGCGGCGCAACGAACAGTACACGCGTACTGTATCGGGTGTCCGCTACTTCCGCCCCAGCGGCCTAACGTGAACGGCATGCGCGTTCTGTATCCGCCCCTCGATCCGCACCGCTCCGGCTTGCTCGACGTCGGCGACGGCCACTCGATCTACTGGGAGGAGTGCGGGACGCCCGCCGGCAAACCCGTCGTCTTCCTGCACGGCGGTCCGGGTGGCGGCAGCTCGCCGATGCATCGCAGGCTGTTCGACCCCAGCCGCTACCGCATCGTCCTGCTCGACCAGCGCGGATGTGGCCGCTCGACACCGCACGCCGGCGATCCGGTCGCGGACCTGAGCGCGAACACGACCTGGCACTTGGTCGCCGACCTGGAATTACTCCGTGAGCATCTGGGTATCGACCGCTGGCAGGTGTTCGGCGGGTCGTGGGGGTCGACGCTGGCGCTGGCCTACGCGGAGACCCACCCCGACCGGGTCACCGAGCTGGTGCTGCGGGGCATCTTCACGCTGCGGCGGAGCGAGATCGCGTGGTTCTACGAGGGCCCGGCCGGGGCACTGGCCCCCGACCGCTGGGAAGAGTTCGCCGCCGCGGTGCCGGGAACACGACCCGGCGGGTTCGTCGACGCCTACGCGCGGCTGCTGTTCGACCCCGACCCCGCGGTGCACGAGTCCGCCGCGGTGGCGTGGGCGCGCTGGGAGGCCGGGAACATCTCGCTGCTGCCCCGGCCGGAGCTGCTGGCCTCCTACGGCCGGGCGCCGTTCGCGACCGCGTTCGCCCGGATCGAAAACCACTACTTCCGCCACGGCGGCTGGCTCGCCGAGGGACAGCTGATCGCCGAGGCGGGCAAGCTGGCCGGTATCCCGACCGTCATCGTGCAGGGACGCTACGACCTCTGTACGCCCGCCACGACGGCGTGGGACCTGCACCGTGCGTTACCTGACGCGCAGTTCGTGCTGGTGGACGACGCCGGGCACGCGTTCGACGAACCGGGCATCCTCGACGCGCTGATCACCGCCACCGACAGCTTTCGGTGATGCCGCCAGTCCGGCGAGCCGGGCACCGTGTCAGGGAGCCCCAGCGGTTCGTCGACTCCAGACAGCGACGGTCTCGACCGCAACCGCGTCGGTCTCGACGTCGGCCCACATCAGGTCGTACA contains these protein-coding regions:
- a CDS encoding NADP-dependent isocitrate dehydrogenase, producing the protein MTNSTIIYTHTDEAPALATYSFLPVIQAYASQAGVGVELRDISLAGRLLAVFPEFLTEEQRISDALSELGELAKRPEANIIKLPNISASIPQLKAAVAELQGLGYALPDYPDEPKTDEERDIRARYDKVKGSAVNPVLREGNSDRRAPASVKNYAKTHPHRMGAWSADSKTNVATMGVDDFRSTEKSTVIEADGALRIELVGDDGTTSVLRESVPVKAGEVVDASVLRVAALREFLTAQVARAKAENILFSVHLKATMMKVSDPIIFGHVVRAFFPETFATHGAALAAAGLSPNDGLGGIFKGLEALPDGDTIKASFDAELAAGPALAMVDSDKGITNLHVPSDIIVDASMPAMIRTSGHMWGPDGNEHDALAVLPDSSYAGVYQAVLDDCRANGAFDPATMGSVPNVGLMAQKAEEYGSHDKTFEVPTTGTVRLVAEDGTVVLEQAVSAGDIFRACQTKDAPIRDWVKLAVTRARATGDPAVFWLDATRAHDANLIAKVEQYLPEHDTEGLDIKILSPVEATKLSVERIRRGENTISVTGNVLRDYLTDLFPILELGTSAKMLSVVPLMAGGGLFETGAGGSAPKHVQQLVKENYLRWDSLGEFFALAASFEHLAQSTGNQRAQILADTLDRATATFLNEDKSPTRRVGGIDNRGSHFYLSLYWAQELAKQTEDAELAKAFGPLAETLSANEQTIVDELLAVQGKPADIGGYYQPDATKAAAIMRPSTTWNNALASLS
- the pip gene encoding prolyl aminopeptidase, with protein sequence MRVLYPPLDPHRSGLLDVGDGHSIYWEECGTPAGKPVVFLHGGPGGGSSPMHRRLFDPSRYRIVLLDQRGCGRSTPHAGDPVADLSANTTWHLVADLELLREHLGIDRWQVFGGSWGSTLALAYAETHPDRVTELVLRGIFTLRRSEIAWFYEGPAGALAPDRWEEFAAAVPGTRPGGFVDAYARLLFDPDPAVHESAAVAWARWEAGNISLLPRPELLASYGRAPFATAFARIENHYFRHGGWLAEGQLIAEAGKLAGIPTVIVQGRYDLCTPATTAWDLHRALPDAQFVLVDDAGHAFDEPGILDALITATDSFR